In the candidate division WOR-3 bacterium genome, AAAGGTAATTTAAAAATCCGGGATATTTTACAAACAGAGACAGAATGTGAAGGATACCATAGACAATCATAAATGCCGGAAAGACGAATTTCATTTGATCCTCTCTTTTTGTGATTTGATTTTTCTATAAAAAAATACACTCGTGCAAAAATATTTGATAAATTCCTTTTCAATCCTCGCTTTCTGAAGTCATATCATAAAAACACTGAATTTCGATTGCGTCAGGACGTTTGCAGAATAAGAATATTGATCACTGCCGAGAGAGCATACACTCGAAACAGTTATAAGAACCTGATTGTAAATAGCTCCGAAATTCATGGGTCGCCTTTTTTTGTAATTTTAGGATTGAAAAAGTAGTTTGTCCACATACTTTGTTTTGAGAAAAATTTTATTAAATTCGGAATATTCGAACTGAAAATGATGTAATATTAACGAAAAGGAGGGTTTTATGGGCAAAAATGAGAAAATTGTTTTACTGGCCGGTATTTTCTTCCTGCTGGCTCCAATAAAAACCAACGGACAGAGCATTTTTTCACTTTCACTGCCTTTTGACACGGGCAGGATAGTTTCGGGAATGAACGAGTTCTCCATTGATTTCTACAAAACAGCGGCTTCCGAGTCAGATCAGAACATGATCCTTTCGCCTTTCAGTGTTCACGACGCATTGACTATGACCTACGAAGGAGCCGACGGTGCGACTGCTGAACAGATGCGCAATGTCCTGCGTCTCGGATTTGATATTTCGCAGACGAGGTACGAGTACATGTCTCTTCTTGAAAAAATAAATTCTGGAGGACGCGAATGCACTCTTTCCGCCGCGAACGCGATATGGACTCAGTATGGATACCCATTCCTCGGCGATTTCATATCCGCTGTTGAAAGATATTACGGCGGCAAAGCAGTGAACATGGATTTTGAGAACGATCCCGAGGGGTCAAGACAGAAAATAAATATCTGGGTCGAAGAAAATACCGCCGGAAAGATTACAGACCTATTATCTCCCGGCCAGATAAATCCGATGACCACTCTTGTTTTGACAAACGCCATCTATTTTAAAGGTATCTGGCTTTACACGTTTGACTCCGAAAAAACAAAAAAATCTTCTTTCAGCGTGTCTGAAGATAAAACGGTGGAAACCGACATGATGTTTCTCGATAACTCCGAGGCGAGATTCGGTTACTACGAAGACGAAGAAGTCCAGATCCTCGAAATGCCATACAAAGACGGGACTCTATCCATGGTCGTTTTTCTGCCCAAAGTTCCGATAAACTCTTTCGAGGAATCTTTAGACGCTTTTAAAATGGATTATTACATGAGTTCACTGACGAGTT is a window encoding:
- a CDS encoding serpin family protein, which gives rise to MGKNEKIVLLAGIFFLLAPIKTNGQSIFSLSLPFDTGRIVSGMNEFSIDFYKTAASESDQNMILSPFSVHDALTMTYEGADGATAEQMRNVLRLGFDISQTRYEYMSLLEKINSGGRECTLSAANAIWTQYGYPFLGDFISAVERYYGGKAVNMDFENDPEGSRQKINIWVEENTAGKITDLLSPGQINPMTTLVLTNAIYFKGIWLYTFDSEKTKKSSFSVSEDKTVETDMMFLDNSEARFGYYEDEEVQILEMPYKDGTLSMVVFLPKVPINSFEESLDAFKMDYYMSSLTSSEVVIYFPKFKIEAKFNLNEVLNTMGMTQAFIPGAADFSGMTGNRDLFISYVIHQAFIAVDEEGTEAAAATAVLMERTSVSMDIRNVFNADHPFLFVIKDNETGCVLFMGKLTDPAVN